A window of Dermacentor andersoni chromosome 4, qqDerAnde1_hic_scaffold, whole genome shotgun sequence genomic DNA:
CTTTGCGTTTCTGTCCGATCTAATCCTCTTGCTCTCCGGAGATGTTGAACTAAACCCAGGTCCCGACAGAGACACAGTTTCTTCCCTTTCCCAGACGAtcaaagaactaaaagaaataaTTTCAGAAATACGTACCAATATAAATGAGCTCAGAGAAGCCAACGTTCTCAAAGACAACACAATTGCTGCACTCACAAAACGTATTTCTGTGCTAGAAAACGACCATCAGGACGAAGTAATTGCGACTCGACAGAATGATGCCATCAAAGAGATAGCGCTGCTAAAAGCCGAGAGCACTGACACAAACAACAGGATGCGCTGTAATAACTTGATTTTCCTCGGACTGGaagacaatgaaaaagaaacatggaaagagtctgaagaaaaaataatcaatTTCTGCGCTAGCCAGCTGGAACTGCATCTAGAACCAAGCGCTATTGAACGTGCTCATCGCATAGGCAAATACCGTCCTGAAAGAAAGCGCCCGATAATTGTCAAGTTGACTCATTTCAAGTCAAAGGAAAATATTCTGGCCTGTGGGCGGAAACTAAAAGCTACAAACTTCGCTATACGTGAAGATTTCGCTCCTGCTACTCGCATCGCACGTTCTAAATTGTTAGGTTTCATACGACCACAAAAATGTGCGTTCAAACTACACGTAGACAAGTTGCTCGTGAACAATAAGCGCTATCACTACGACCCTACTTCTGACAGTGTGATTGAGGCTACGAGACCATTCACAAAGGTGCATGAAAACAGCGCATCCCAAATAAGTCACGAAAACGTGCAATGACGGACAACGAAGCCTATCACTTCAACCTCACCCCGCAATCATCCCTCATCTTTACCTCTCCTTAACATAGCCTTCACTAACATGCACAGTTTGCTACCCAAACGCGAACAACTTCGCAGCTTCACTCACGACATCGATGCCGACATCATAgtactaactgaaacgtggctaaacGGAGACGTAAGAGATAGCGAAATTTTCCCTCCTAATTCTGGCTATGCTTTGTATCGCCATGATCGGAGCGCCCGGAGAGGTGGGGGTGTTTTATTAGCTATCAGAAACACCTTGTCATCTTCCCTGATCAGTCGGGATGATAATCTCGAACTATTGTGGACTTGCGCTTACAACGGTGCTGGAAAGACAATTTTTGGCGTGTGCTACAGGCCGCCGGACAGCCATCCGTCATTCTGCGATTCACTCCATAAAGCACTAACCGACATCACTGACAAATTCCCTAACGTACCTATTCACCTCTTTGGCGATTTCAATTACCCTAACATTAACTGGCCTCTGCTTTCTGTAACCAACAGGTCACCGTTATCCGAAGCTAAACAATTTATTGATCTTATGCTAGACTTCAACCTACATCAGGTAATATCATGTCCTACAAGAGGGGATAACACCCTTGACCTTATGCTCACATCTTGCCCCGATAGCTTAAGTAGTGTTACCACACTACCCGGTCTGAGCGATCACAACCTCATCCATATCTGCATGACAATAGCGCTTAAGAAAAAGTCACccacaagaaaaataataaaagattaCAAAAGGGCGGACTTTGACGCCATAAATAACGAACTCCacaatttttttaatgattttCAGCAGTCTTACTTATCAAGAACTGTCGATAGCAACTGGCAACTTTATAAGAACGCATTGCTCAACCTGGAAGCTAGATATATACCAACAGTTCTCGTGAAATCCGACTCTAACAATGAATGGTTTAATAAACGACTGAAAGCTCTCCTtgctaaaaagaaaaggctttaccgAAAAGCCAAACTAACAGATAACTCAGAAACATGGGAAAAATACGAACTGTGCGCTAACCAATATATTCAGGAGCTGACGATAGCCAAAGATAACTTCTTTAATCATGACCTTCTGAAGATTCTACGATCAAACCCCAATAAATTCTGGCGCTTACTTTCAGTAAAGACAGATTCTAGACAGATTGAACTAACAGATCCGGATGGTAATCTCATTAATTCTGAGAAATGCGCGTCAGCTCTTAACGACTACTTCATCTCAGTTTTCTCCAACACTAATGACACTCTCATTGAACCAATACCACCACTCCCAGTAAACTTAATGCCAGACATCGAGATCAACCCTGATGGCATATGTAGCCTCATTAATTCACTCAAACTAACCACCTCAGCCGGGTGTGATGGAATTAACACGAAAATACTAGTTAACACCAGTAACATATCTAGCCAGATACTACATTTAATATTTACGCAATCCTTAAAGACTGAAAGCTTGCCCGACGACTGGAAAAAGGCCCATGTCGTACCAATCTTCAAGACTGGCGATCGCTCCCGTGCTATAAATTATCGACCAGTTTCTCTGACCAGCATTCCTTCTAAACTTCTAGAACATATAATCTCATCCAACCTAATGTCTCACCTGGAATCTATCAACTTCTTTTACCCTCaccagcacggcttcagaaaaCCATTTTCATGCGAGACCCAACTCGTCGAGTTCACCCATGACATTCTACATTTCATGGGCCTTCATTTGCagattgatgccattttcttggattactcaaaagcattcgaccgcgTTTCCCACAATCACCTACTTCAAAAACTTGCATCTATCGGAATCCCAAATAGCTTGCTTAcctggcttgaacacttcttaaaagggcgcacacagtttacctctgcaaataaccataattcatctcttagcagcgtaacatcgggtgtgccacagggcgctggtttatcgcctctacatttcctcatctacatcaatgacttacctgcTAACATTAAGAACAAATTACGTCTTTTCGCGAATGACTGTGTCCTATATTCCCCAATCAAAGGCTCGATTGAAATCGCCGCTCTACAACAGGATCTCGATTCCATCGCAGTATGGTGCGAGAAATGGTACATGCCGCTTAaccttactaaatgcaaagctctgtcattcacccgcaaccacagcttaaccagtcacacctacacaataaattcagctcctatcaatgatgccccgtcttacaaatatctcggcgttcacatgacatcgacactatcaTGGGCAACTCACATTGACACCATCTGTTCTAATGCTTCACGCACCCTTGGATACTTAAAACGCAACCtaaaagccgcatcaccagaaataaaaaagctagcatatctaacattcgtacatccgcagttagaatatgcgtcatctatctggcacccttcccaagcatatctaacctatgacatagaagcaatacaaaatcgcgctgctcggtttataacttccaattactctcgtgataccagcataaccgcactaaaacgcacacttgaactaccatcacttgcttcccgccggatcatctctcgtctctgcttgcttcacaccttttattaccatccacactccaggcattccctgttaaatccacccttacgtacatcctctcgcttaagccacagtcgtcccatagcaaacattaacacccgatcatctgccatgaacacttcattctttCCCGACGCTATAACCCATTGGAACCATCTTCCAGAAGATATCGTGACATGCACTGACCGTAAAACGTTCCGAGAAATGTTAAATAACCACACTGCTTAATTGCCGATTCCACCAACCCTTACTCTAACACGATGTTCCGTTTCTTTTTCACAATTGTTCCTGAGTTGTATTTGTTATTGTTGTTCTTTGCTGTTCTGTACATTTCTTCTAACATTGTtacaaggattaaagccctcccttatgtaatgcctccgggcctttaaggtgaaaataaatgaaatgaaatgagttgtggtttatgtgattccagtccttttgttggggttctgacagttgaaccgttcccactccttgagtggtcgaactaatctgctccaatcctccaattacagtaaataaaacgctttctgtataactacttactacttgcgccccgatgcgatagcgtagaggtagagcatctgcctcacgtgcaaaaggactgttgttcaaatcccggtgccacacaattttccactggataaaaaaaatccacatgttgatacagctgtataaacaggcctggtggcctgaccccggtgaccagaaccggtaatgcactccctcaccagagcgggattggccaccttggtgcagtacttggccagtaCTTGACCTTCTGcatgaatagaacaatcaaacctcggccctcagtccccagcagatactaagcaactgaccattgcggcggtcagacctgtgatgcagcagagcgtgctaagaatctctggatctggacaggccgccattggaatctgaacctggcaatgtttaacgctagaatgttttctagtgaggagagtaacagtgctattggaggaattagcgggcattaaatgggatataatagagctcagtgaggttgggaggacaaatgacgcatatacagtgctaaaaagcaggcacatgctgtgccaccagggcttagcggagagacgagaactaggagtcggattcctgtttaataaggatatagctggtaacatacaggaatggtatagcattaacgagagggtggcaggtcttgctgtgaaacttaataagaggtacaaattgaaggtcatacaggtctacacccctacatctagtcatgataaccaggaagtcgaaagcttctatgaagacgtggaatcgagctagtaaagtcaaaacaaaatacactatactgatgggcgacttcaatgccagggtaggcaagaagcaggctggagaaaagtcattgggggaatatggcaaaggttctaggaatagtagggaagagttattagtagagtttgcagaacggaataatttgcggacaatgaataccttcttccgcaagcgggataactgaaagtggacgtggaggagccctaatggcgaggctagaaattaaatagacctcataccctgtgctaaccctggcatcatacaagatgtgtatgtgctcggcaaggtgcgctgcagtgaccataggatggtaagatctcaaattagcctagacttgaggagggaatggaaaaaactggtacataagaagccgatcaatgagttagcggtaagagggaagatagaggaatttcggatcaagcgaCAGAAGAGGTAtagggctttaactcgggaagagaaccttagtgttgaagcaatgaacgaaaatcttatgggcatcattaaggagtatgcaatagaagtcggttgtaacttcgttagagaggataccagtaagctatcgcaggagacgaaagatctaattttaataccaccccttatacatagctttcattgattacaagaaagtgtttgattcagccaaaacctcagcagtcatgcaggcattatgcaattggggtgtagacgagccatatgtaaaaatagtgaaagatatctacagcagctccacagccaccgtagtccttcataaagaaagcaacaaaattccaataaagaagggtgtcaggcaggaagatacgaactctccaatgctatttacagcatgtttacaggaggtattcagagacctggattgggaagaattggggataagagttaatggagaataccttagttacttgcgattcgctgatgatattgccttgcttagtaactcatgggaccaattgcaatgcatgctcactgacccggagaggcaaagcagaatggtaggtctgaaaattaatctgcagaaaactaaactaatgtttaacagtcttggaagagaacagcaatttgcaataggtagcgaggcactggaagtggtaagggaatacatctacttaggtcaggtagtgacggcggatccagatcatgagacggaaataatcagaagaataagaattggctggggtgcgtttggcaggcattctaagatcatgaacagcaggttgccattatccctgaagagaaaagtgtataactggtgtgtcttaccagtactcacctacggggcaggaacctggaggcttacaaaaagggttctacttaaactgaggacgacacatcgagctatggaaagaagaatgatgggtgtaacgttaaggggataagatgagagcagattgggtgagggaacaaacgcgagttaatgatatcttacttgaaatcaagaaaaatgggcatgggcagggcatgtaatgaggagggaagataaccgatggtcattaagggttatggactggattccgagagagaggaagcgtagcagggggcagcagaaagttaggtgggcggatgagattaagaagtttgcagggacagcatggccacaattagcgcatgaccggggtagttgctgtttattcaagcattttgcaaatgtggctcgcttctaagcaccccttcttatgtctaaaaaaaaaaaaatgaacatccagtattcttttttaactttcactaagcttatcgtatagctcagtgttaacatacaggttaacatacagtatatacaggtgaggttacagaaagcagtaataattgacagtaaacactgcttgggtggtgaaaaacatgggaatcaggtcattttattttcgacaattttttttggcataggaggctaagcaaatggtgatgtagcaacactgtaaagactgaataagatggatgtggaatgccttgatgacttctctttctgttttttattttgccttcgaaaggaatttattctgttccagataagggaggcagcttttgcatctgcaacagaacattggtggatgttgtgtgaagcactttctccatgctttttcactacctgagcaaggtaactttcttggtgcttcatcacgcGATTTATACAATCAACTTTCATTAATTCTACCCTCACAAGACTGAcgggtcgaattaagatgcaaaaacctgctgaagcaccgttgattcatttggcaatatgtgcttgagtaacacACCTCTGAATCGAACGTGCATCAAATTTCTATTTGTCCAcagtataaaactaaagtagaaatgacttaactccaaaccaaagtagaaacctacgcgtacctcattttttagaatgccagctgattttccaaagccagcttcgccgtattacagccatgatatgtggtaaagcatatgaatggtgcaaccacggttttagtttcgcaatcgattgcacagctaggcaattttcATCTCAAtgtccttcgaaaacaaaaagtgttcgttagaatcagataagtaacacaatcggacattgtcagctaccgttactgcttgaaaatctttctcgggtgggtcaaaaataggcatttcagagagatggcatttgtttaacgcattcactgtcccctaagctctactgagacatagactgccactaaaaggggtcattataggggtctggtcaagttcgcattatccggcgaatgccagttttaggatcgaaatgATGAATGTTTAATCCCATAGAAATGCGTGGGCGTCGGCCAGgttcgaattaactgaaaaaattaaattaaccggagtcagattattggaagtttactgtacacccttttctgttctccaagaagttgccattttaatatgtagttttcttctatcagtgtggcaatggtgctaaatttagcatttgtttgaatcatccattgttccaaggacaagctacaaagtaggggcacactttgagacttgaaacatttccacatataaaggcagggcatgttaacacctgtacaattaacataagttggctgtattgtctgcatagcatgtggttgcttttttggaatgtggtctttctgtaaaaacaaagttgcatttgtttcaaataaattgctgaaccattgcttgtgtgttttcctgtgctctctgtgctgattgcgcttttgaaagtgcagtgagcaactgcagactgaaatgcacaaggcttcactttatcatgccaggaagcattttggcttgacaaaggagccttaattaaccccttccatgcacacacttttttgtataaacacatcaaatgaaagacagtgacctcttctcatgtattttaaagcctggtagtgttaaagacagagtgaagttgtacaaatacaatttactgttaagtattgctgctaaaacctcatgcttgtgtgtagtatatgcatgcagtgctggctatgccgtggtagagccgtgaaacagctttcactacactgtttgctatagcattgctgtgttctgcaacctgaggtcaaaactataaatctctagatgttcagcagcacaattgacagctATTTCTGTATGTTCgatgcactcctggccagggacttctcgtcttgtaggcaaaatagatggctgcCTGGGACGCTGTTTTGAAAAGAGCGCAGCGTACCTTGAAAGCTTGCtcacaatgcttcaccagcaggttttgccagcgagagtggaggggggcacaataatttgactttacatggtgcggcacaataccttaaaatgctgctgcttctggcttccacttactatgacatgctggtgcacctcaacatggagcaaccccattttactaaaattctgaattcttctaccaacatggtgtggtgtggctatctatgatcactgtacaaaaccggggcaaacagcatgtctaaaaagtacaaaagctggtataactgtaatgaatgacctgcagtcatccgaaatgtgcaaaatcacaagaattggtcaaactcaaacactgcagagtttaagtagtcctggtacaatttttttcttgtgcgtgtgtagctgtcattcagttaactacactacaaaacttcaaattccttgtatgcgcaacaaatatatccttaacgccaacatttaaacatgtgcctaaggcagtgtggccccataatctggtgacatcattgcatggtaggtcacaaacaagtgatgcatgctgcagttgttcatgagtaagccatgccattattaggtcattgaaaactgagcatgttaggaccactatgcagcacaacattggtctttctgtcttggtgcacactgtggagtgggtgcatgttaaaaacctcaggcgattaaagttaagccggagtccgcaactatggcatgcctcgtaatcgtatcgtggttgtcACTTATAGAACATTAGaagtaaattaattttaatt
This region includes:
- the LOC140217441 gene encoding uncharacterized protein; protein product: MLLYWPCAGTCPTPEPLLQTGSPSLKPPQPWATRPPLVTEAVKTSPVSAAEASFAWQHPTKATSPVTWSSQAVFNRRGKADQLGHDTVARRMLIAFLTFQVSHLQNTKEFRSDNRCVFAVSCPCDLKWCRVVRLYYEAVAFAFLSDLILLLSGDVELNPGPDRDTVSSLSQTIKELKEIISEIRTNINELREANVLKDNTIAALTKRISVLENDHQDEVIATRQNDAIKEIALLKAESTDTNNRMRCNNLIFLGLEDNEKETWKESEEKIINFCASQLELHLEPSAIERAHRIGKYRPERKRPIIVKLTHFKSKENILACGRKLKATNFAIREDFAPATRIARSKLLGFIRPQKCAFKLHVDKLLVNNKRYHYDPTSDSVIEATRPFTKVHENSASQISHENVQ